The genome window GGAACCTTTCCCAGGAGCCTGCCGACCCGGCTATCGAGAGAGTGCGGGGAAGGTCCACTCCCGGCTGCGTGCAACGGCCTGCGGCTGATACATGCGAACCATATAGTTTCACCCCTCGGGGGTCGGGATGGAGTTGGGTTCGTCGCTGTCCCCGAACCGGACGGTGATGGATCCGTCGTCGTTCGGGACGGCGGTGACGCTATTGACGCTGACAACGTGTTCGGGGTTGTCGACCATGTACCCCTCAGCGTTGTAGACGGTGACGGACCAGAACGCGTCCACCGGGACGTCTTTGACGGTCAGCTCGTACTGGCCGTTCGAACGCGTTCCGATAGTCGGGCAGGCCCCGGGACAGGGCGAGCAGGTGGTTCCGGGTCGTGTCGAAGGAGGCGGTGTCGTAGTCGGGGTGGGTGAGGGGTGTGGAGGATGCGGCGTGGATGGTGAACTGATCCTGCAACGTGTTCACGGCCGCGATGTCGGTGTCATCGGTCGGGTCGACGAGGATGCGAACGGCAACCAGCACGTAGTCGCTGCCGCACTGGTCCGCCGTGAGCTCGTAGGTGCCGGGCGTGTGGAAGATGTGCTGGATGTAGTGGTCCTGGTTGACGACCATCGCTGACGCGTACCGGTCACCGTGTTCCGGGACTGTCAGCCGCGCTCCGCGCGACACGTCGACGACAGCGCCGCTGTAGAGCGTGTCCCGGTTCTGCCGGATCACCGGCTGCTCATCGAACGGTGTCGGGACCCGGTAGCGCAACCACTGGTTGATCCCGCCCGATTGCGACTGGCCGAAGTCGAACATCCGGTTGGTCTCCGCCCGCACGAAGTTGTCCACATTCACCTGCACCGACATGCCCCGCCCCTTCGCCGAACGCCGTAATGCTGTGAGCGTAGCGGCGGGAACCAACCGGCGAATGGATGCCCTGGCTCGGCACAACGCCTGAGAGCCGGTCGGCCGGGACCTTCGGCTCTGGAATCGTTCCTCCGATGCGCGAACGATCGGAGGCGTGAAGGTTTTCGGAGGTTTCAGACCGGGTCAGGCTCGGGACCGGTCCCGTCCCGCTCGCACAACCATCGCGTTCTGGTCACTTGTCGTGGTCGCGAGCTTCAACGCGCTGTCGGCGGTCGGCGGCGGGGCGGCGGTTCTTCTGACGAACGGCCTCGGTATGCCCGCTTCCATGCTGAAAGGGGGGCCATTCGCCTCGTTCCTCTGGCCCGGGATCATCCTTCTGGTGGTGGTGGGCGGCACCCAGTCGCTCGCCGTCGGGCTCTTGCTCGCCCGACGTCCGTCGGCGCTGGCGTGGACAGCGGTCGCCGGCTTCGGGATGATCATCTGGATCTTCGTCGAAACCGGGATCATCCGTGGCTTGTCGTGGTTGCAGGCCCTCTATTTCACGACGGGCGTCATCGAAGTCGCCCTCGTGCTCGTCCTCCTCGGCGTGATCAACGGGCCATTCGGCGCGGGCCCAGGCGCTCCCGTTGCTGCGGGCTTCACGAGACCTGCGTCGACATCCGTGCGCGACGGGCGGTGAGTCGAACGGGCTTGAGGCCTGGGGGCTTCTACCCGCAGAGGCACGGGAATCCAGACCAGACCAAGCCCGCAACATCGTTCAGCAGCAGCTCGCCGCGCTCGGGTGAGAGTCGGCCCCAATGGGCTTCAAGGCCGGGAGTGGAGTGGTCGGTGAGTAAACAAAAGGGGGTAAGCCAACCGCGCTGGCTCACCCCCTGGACGGACCTGGTGATCAGACCTTTTCGGAAGCCTCTTCGTCGGTTCGCCGGTGCAGCGCTATAGAGCGGCGGTGGTCTTGAACCACCGGTACGTCCAGAGCGAGTTGGGGTCGAGGCTCGCCGTCGTGAAGAGCGCTGTGATCGAGGATTCGTTCGGAAGAGTTCCGTAGATCGTGCGTGAGAACCCGGGGTTGTGGATTCGTGCGGCCGAGGAGACGCTGCTGTCGATGTTGCTGAGTACCGTCCAGGAACCTGAGCCGGACCACATCGACGAGCCCGGGATGCTATCGACCTGCACTGCTGTCGAAATGTAGTTCGGACTGCTCGTGGGATAAGGGTGGGCTTCGCGAATCATGTAGAACGCGTCGCGCGTGGTGGAGTAGACGATGTCGAAGTTGTTGATGAAGTCCTGAGATCCGTTCAGATCCGTGAGTCCCGTCGTCTGGATCTGGTGTTTGCCACTGATGACCGGAGCGCCGGTTGCGAAGCTGACCTGAGCGAAGTAGGCCTTCGTGTCGGCCGGGTTGCTGGTGTAGCCGGACGACCACGTGAGGACGACGGTTCCTGCGGAGGGGTTGATCGTCGTGGCGCTCGGCTGGCCTTCACCCCAGAGACTGGTCGACTTGGTCGAGTCGAACGCGATCACGGGTGACGAGTACTTGGTCCATGGTCCATCGAGACTGTTCGCGAACGCGACGCCGACCTGGTTGTGGCACGAGCAGTTGGCGTCGTTGCCGGTATAGAACATGGCGTACGTGTAGCTCGTGCCGCCGATGGTTGCGTTCACTGCCACGACGCTCGGGTCGCAATTATGGTAGTTGTCCCAACCGGTACCCGACCCTGAGAGTACCGAGGTGCTCGAGAGTACGGTCCCGGAGCTGTTGAGCGTTGTCTCGAAGATGTCATCTCGGATCGTGCCAGAGCTGCGGCTATGACATGACCAGCCGCGGTCGTTGGCGCCCGGGACCATCTCGGGCGCATAGCTGTAGGCAGTCGTCTGGATTGTGCTCGGGTCGTAGACCAGAGTGGGAGACGACCAGGAACCGATCGCGCCCGCGGATTGCGCTGTCGACGCGATGATCGCGACGCCAGCGGCCAAGGCCAACAAGGCCTGGCGCCGGCGGCGTCGGCGGGTTGCGGTAGGAGAAGACATCCTTGTCCTTTCGTTCGGCGAGCACTCGCTCGAGGGCAAAACGCTACTCCTGTAGACTCCCGCAAACAAGCAGAAAAATCCGTCCGAACAAACATTTGACACCGCTATCTATTCGAGTAGACTCTACTCGCGTCAACCTACGCTGCTGTAGTGAAAGGAACCCAGCGTGCCCCAACCCCTCGTGCTGGACACGGACATCGGAACGGATGTCGATGACATCCTCGCTCTGTCCATGATCGTGGGTTCTCCGGAACTCGATCTCACCGGTGTCACAACTGTCTACGGCGACGTCCGGCTTCGCGCCCGGATGATCGCGCGCACTCTCGCTGTCGCTGGCGCACTGCGCCCCGTGATCGTCCCCGGCCTCGGGCTCACCCGGTCCGGTCGTCCGGTCTGGTGGCCCGGTCACGAGGGCCGTTTGATGCCGGACTTGGAGATCGAGGTCATCGACGATGATCTCGATGCGATCACGGTTCTCGCATCGGCGAGCACGGTGGCGGCGATCGGTCCGCTGACGAACATCGCCGCAATGACGGAGAGACCCGATCGGGCTGTCGATCACATCGTGATGATGGGTGGCGAGTTCCGCCTCGGTCGGCCCGAGCACAACATCGTCTGCGACGTCGATGCCGCCGATGTCGTCTTCCGTTCCGGTGTGCTGCTGACAGCGGTCGGGCTCGACCAAACCGAGCGCGTCCGCATTACCGAACGCTCTCTGGAGGCCATCGAAACTGCGGGCCCGCTCGGCGACCTCCTGTATAGCGAGGTGCGCCAGTTCTGGTCCTTCGCAGAGCAGGACTACAACGTCCCCCACGACCCAGTGGCGGTTCTCGCCATCGCCCGGCCTGACCTGTTCACGACCGAGCGAGGTCAGATCACCGTGGCCACATCCGGACCCGACGCCGGAGTGACCACCTTCGTACCCGATCCCGCTGGCCCGCACCGTGTCGTCACAGATGTCGACACAGAGCAGGTGGCCTCCGAGATCGTCTCGCGCATCGTCGCCGCTGGCGTGCGCAACCTTGCACCGCTCGAAGAGGAGAAGCAATGAAGAAGCACACCCGAAAGGTCCTGGCAGTAGCCGCGGTCGCCTTGATCCCGCTGGCCGGCTTGGCCGCCTGTGCGTCCGGGAGCGCCGGCAGCGACAAGGTGACCATCACGTTCGCCAACGCCGACACCTCGGCCACCTGGGGCGACGCCGTGAAGGGGTTCGAGAAGGCCAACCCGAACATCACCGTCAAGCAGCTCAACATCCCGTACGCGCAATACGTGGCGACCATCAACCAGCGCATGGGGCAGGGCGGCGGCGGAATCGACGTCATGGTCGTGGACGCGGGCGGCGCGCTGGCGGACTTCGCCAGCCGAGGCTACCTCGCGGACATCAGCGACCTGAAGCAGCAGGCCATCGATACAGCCGTGAGCGAGGACATGGTCACCGCGCGGGAGTACAAGGGCAAGCTGTACGCCCTCGAGCCGTGGACCACTTCGCAGTTCCTCTACTTCAACAAGGATCTGCTCGCCAAAGCCGGCGTTCAGGAGCCCTCGACCGATCCCTCCCAGCCATGGACCTATGAGCAGCTCACCGACGCGGCCAAGAAGGTCAAGGCGACCAACGCCGCCGAGTACGCGTTCCTGTTCGACCAGTGGGACAGCTACTACCAGCTCCAGATGGTCGGCGCTTCCGCGGGAGGCGGCAACGGGATCTCGGACGGCGGCAAGGTCGACTTCGCGAACGCGGGATGGCAGAAGGCGCTGACCTGGTACCACGACCTGTTCACCGATGGGATCTCGCCGCGCGGGATCACCAACGACAAGAACGGGCCGCTGTTCCAGACCGGCAAGGCCGCGTTCATGATCTCCGGTCCGTGGGGCGTTTCGGTCGCCGCGCAGGGCAAGATCAACTTCGGCATCGCGCCCGCCCCGTACTTCGACGGCGGCAAGCAGGCCACGTCAACGGATTCGTGGGGCGTTGCGGTCTCGGCGAAGTCGAAGCAGACGGACGCTGCCAAGAAGTTCCTGCAGTACCTGACGATCAACTCGACGGGGAACACGGAGTCCGCTCAGGTCGCCAACATCACGCCCACCAACAAGGACGCCTATCCGGCATACGCGACCAAGGCGAACGCCACCGCGGGGGCTTCCAGCGCCAACTTCGGTGACGTGATGCAGTACCAGCTGAAGCACAACGCGGTCCACCGTCCGAACGTCCTCGGCTACAGCGTCTTCGAGCCGGGCGCGGACCAGATGTTCGCCGACATCCGAAACGGCGCGGACCCCAAGACCGCGGCGCAGAAGGCTGACGACGAGCTCACTGCTCAGATCGCACGGCTGAAGTAGCTTATGACCGTGTTCAGCACCAAGGCGGCGTCGGGGGTCACGACCTCCGGCGCCGCCCGGCGGCGTGTTTCGGTTCGCGCCCGCCGAGACTTGCTTGTCGCGGCCGCGCTCTTGGCGCCGGCCCTGATCATCCTCATCGTGATGCGAGTCGTGCCGATGGTCAGTGCCGTCAGCACCAGCTTCCAGCATCAGTCGCTCTCCGAGGGGTCGAGCTTCACCGGCCTTGCCAACTACGCGTACCTCTTCACGTCGCCGGACTTCTACTCGGTGCTCTGGGTGACGTTGACGTTCAACATCGTGGTCAACCCGGTCATCGTCGTCCTTTCCACGGCAGTCGCACTTCTGTACACCCAGCGTGTGCCCGCGGTGGGACTCTGGCGGTCGCTGGTCTTCGTGCCGGCGGCCGTTCCGGGTGCCGTTGTGACGTTGATCTGGAGCACAGCACTGCAGCCCGACGGCCTCGTGAATTCGATCCTCACGTTCTTCGGCCTGCCCCCTCAGCCGTTCTTCACTTCTGCGAGCCAGGCAGCGATGTCGATCGGCATCCTCGTGACGTGGGGTGCGCTCGGCTACTGGATGATCTTCATCATCGCGGGGCTGAACGACATCCCGGACTCGCTGCACGAAGCCGCGATGATCGATGGCGCCAACTGGTGGCGTCGGCTGTTCTCGATCACGCTCCCGCTCCTGAAGCGACCCATGGCGTTCGTCCTGGTGGCGTGCACAGTCGGCAACTTCCTGCAGTTCGCTCCCGTGCAGATCCTCACGAAGGGCGGACCGGAAGGTTCCACCAACTTCATCATGTACGACATCTTCAATCGAGCGTTCCTGCTCAACGATCAAGGCGTCGGCCAAGCCGAGGTGGTCGTCCTCATGGCCATACTCGCGATCATCGTCGCCATCCAGTTCCGACTTCTGCGAGACGATACCCGATGAAGCAATCACGGCGCGCCACCATCACCCTGCTCGTGGCCTCCATTGTCACGGCGATCGTCGTCTTCCTGCCGCTGTGGTGGGTCTTCGTCTCGTCGCTGCGCCCCGGCAACACCTACGTGAACTACACGACTCCGCTGTCGTGGCTGGCGTTCATCCCGATCGGCGGCGACCTCACCAACTATGTTTCGGTGTTCTCGGGGCCCTTCCTGATCGGTCTGGGCAACAGCTTTCTTGTTGCAGGTCTCACGATCCTCCTCGGCCTGATCGTCGCCGTACCCGCCGCCTACGTTCTCGCCACCATTCCGTTCAAGGGACGAGGGCTCGTCTTCAGCTTCATCGTCATCGTCTCGATGATCCCCTTCGACGCGATCTCGATCCCGCTGGCCTCTCTGTTCCAGAACTGGGGGCTCTCGGATTCCTACGCGGGACTGATCCTCCCGGCCCTCGCCAACGGATTCGCCATCTTCATGCTGCGTCAGTTCTTCCTCGGCATCCCGACCGAGTTGCTCGACGCCGCCGCGGTCGACGGCCTCGGCCGATTCGGCACGCTCTGGTGGATCGTCCTCCCCTCGGCCAGGCCCGCGCTGATCGGCGCGAGCATGATGCTCTTCCTCTCCCAGTGGCAGGCGTATCTCTGGCCCCTGCTGATCGGCACATCGCCGGAGAGGCAGCTCGCCCCGATTGCGCTGGCCAACCTCAGCACACTTTTCACGGTCGACATGGGCCAGATCCTCGCGGGCTCGTTCGTGCTCAGCATCATCCCGATGATTCTTCTGCTTCTCTTCCAGCGGCAGTACACCCAGTCGCTGTCGTCGACAGGGATCAAAGGATGACGTCCGGAAAGCTGCTGGTGGTCGGCTCGCTCAATCAGGACACGTCGCTGAAGGTGCACGTGTTGCCGAAGCCCGGCGAGACCGTCGCCGCGATCGATGTGCTCGTCTCAGCCGGCGGGAAGAGCGCAAATCAGGCCGTCGCGGCCTCACGGCTGGGAGCCGAGGTGTCCCTCATCGGCGCGGTCGGAGACGACGAGGCAGGGACGGCACTGCGACGACAGCTGGAGGCGAGCGGCGTTGACACCTCCAGTGTGTCGACGATCGTGTCGACGGCAACGGGAACCGCCCTCATCACGGTGGATGATCAGGGCGAGAACACCATCGTCGTTGCCGCCGGGGCGAACGACCACCTCACGCCCGAGCGCATCGGTGATTCAGACTTCGGCGGCGCCGCGATCATCTCCCTCTGCCTCGAGGTCCCCGATCACGTGCTGGTCTACGCTGCGCTTCGGGCGAAGCGTCAGGGCGCGAGGGTGATGCTCAATGCTTCGCCGCTGCGTGCGTTCGACTGCGCCCTCCTGGAGTTGGCCGACATCGTCGTCGTGAACGAGCACGAGTATTCCGCTCTGTTCGGTGAGCTTCCGGCCGAGGACGACGACTGGCTCACCAAGCTCGCGGAACTCGCGACGCAGCTGCTGATCGTCACTCTAGGGAAGGATGGCGCGATCGCCGTGGACAGATCCACGCCGACGCCGACCATTCATCGTCAGGAGAGCCGTCATGTCGAGGCTGTCGACACGACAGGCTGCGGTGACGCTCTTGCCGGCGTGCTCGCCGGCGAACTCTCCAAGGGAACACCTCTACCCGAGGCTTTGGAACGAGCGACTGCATTTGCGTCGCTGGTGGCAACGCGGTCAGGCGCTCAATCCTCCTACCCGTCACGGGAGGCCTTCGCCCAGTGGCAGGCTGAGCAGGCCTACGCGTACGAGTGACACCCGCACGACGCGCGCGTCACCAGGCTGACGCCGACCCGTTCGTGCACAGGAATGAATGGGTCGGCGAGCACCGCTGCGAGAGCAGCAGCAGCGATCTCCTCGATCGGCTGCTCGATAGCACTCAACGGCGGGTCGCTGTACGCGGCGTCCTCGGTTCCGTCGAACGAGATCACCGCAAGATCCTCGGGGACCCGCACGTTCGCCTCGCGAGCCGCGCGCAACAGACCCAGGGCCTGAACGTCCGAGCTCACGAATAGCGCATCGGGTGCGCGGTCAGGGTTCTTCAGCAGCCGACGACCGGCTTCATACCCACCGTTCCGGGTGAACTCAGCTCGCTCGACGAAGCTCAGTGCTTCGGTCTGGCCAGCGCTTCGTACGGTGTCCTCCCAGCCCTTCAAGCGCTCGTCAGCTCCTGGCCCTCCCTCGGGACCGGCCAGGTGTCCGATACGCTTTCGGCCGTGTTGAAGGAGGTGCTCGACTGCCATCTGTGCGCCGCCATAGTTGTCGGGCAATATCACAGCCTGATCCGCCGCGGCGCGTCGATCGAGGTACACGGTTGGCGTACGACCGACCGCCATCGTGGTGCTCGGGTCCAAGCTGACGACGATGAGGCCGTCCACCTGGCGTCCGACAAGAGAGTCGATCTGTGCGGCCTCGCGATCTATGTCGTTGTCAGAATCACCGAGGAGCAGAGCGTAACCGGCGTCAAAAGCCCGATTGGACACCGCCTGCGCGAGTGCCCCGAAGTATGTGTTGCTGACGTCCGGCACGACAAGGCCCACGGCGGTCGCCCGCTGCAGACGCAAGGCCCGGGCTGCAGCATTTGGTCGGTACCCCAGGGTCTCCATGGAGGCGAGGACCCGCTCGCGCGTCGCTTTGGCCACTGGACGCGGACCGTTGTTCACGACGTAGCTCACGACAGCGGTGGAAACCCGGGCGTGCTTGGCGACGTCAGAGCGTGTGACTTCACGCTTGCCAGTGTCGGTCATGGGCCCTCTTTCAAGAGAATCTACTCGCGTAGTCTATCGGTAGACCGAGGTGCTTTAAAGCTGTTGACCGGCGGCTTTCGAATCGGAAACCACGTTAACAAATCCGTGTGGCCACCGTGATGAACACCGTCAGCGACGCGAAGAACGGCCCACCACCCAAGTACCCGAGCCAGCGGTCCGCTTGGTCCGGGTCGAGGTATCCCGCGGCGACCGCTCGGCGGGTGACGCGGGCGAAGCCGAAGATGCGGTCGCCCTCAATGGGGTCGGTGTAGGTGGCGGTGACCGGGATCACGGTGTCGAGTTGGAGGCCGGCGTGCTGCACGAGCCGCGGGAGTTCGCTGCCGATGCGCGGGTTGCGGATCACCTCCTCGATGACGAAGCGCCGGTAGGTCTCGGCGAGTTCGGGTTCGGGGCTGTCGATGACGAGGGTCTGCCAGTCCGGCTCGGCGAGGACGACCCGGCCGTCCGGGCGCAGTATGCGCCGGAGCTCGCTCAGCACGGTCGCGGGGGCGGTGAGGTGCTGCGCGGTCCGGTCGACATAGGCCCGGTCGACCGACCCGTCGTCGAGGGCGAGCGTGTGGGCGTCGCCGACGATCAGCTTCAGTCGTGGGTCCTCGAACCGGTCTCGCGCGGCGCGGAGCGCTTCTTCGTCGGCGTCGACGCCGATCAGGGAGCCGGCCGGGCCGAGGGCGCGCAGGAGGGGGTCGAGTTCGCCGCCGGTGCCGCAGCCGAGATCGAGGATCGTGTTGGCGGGGTCGATCGCGAGCTGCTCGATCGCGAGCGTCTTGTAGGTCCGGCCGGCCGGGGATGCCGCGGCTCGGAGCAGATAGTCCGAGGGGCGTTGGGCTTCGAACTTCGACGCGGGCGGCTCGTCCGGGATCAGCTGCCGGCGGGCGCTCGTGTAGGACTCGCCCGTCTTCGCCGCGCGCAGGCGGACTCGGCGTTTGAGGTTGCGGTTCCGGGTCATGACGCTCCTTCACGCCGCGAAGCGATGCCCCCAGCGGCTCGCCTCGGGGCGATCCAGGATTCGTGACCGGCCCGAGTCGAGAAGACCCTTTGCCTCGCGTGCGGCCGGCGCTGGGTGCCGGCATCGAGGTTCGGCGTGAGCCACGCCGTGGACGGAACTCTACCTCCTTCGCCTCTTGATACCTAGGACTCCCATGCCTAGAATTCCTAGGTATGGCGAACGATCGAATCAAGGGGAATCTCGACCTCCTGCTCCTCGCCGCGCTCGCCGCCGGCCCGGCGCACGGCTACGAGCTCACCGCGAGCATCCGCGAGCGCAGCGACGGCGAGTTCGTCCTCGCCGAGGGCACCGTCTACCCGGCGCTGCACGGGCTCGAATCCCGCGGGCTGATCACGAGCTCGTGGGAGGTCGTCGGGGGCAGGCGGCGCCGCGTCTACGAGCTCAGCGGCGCCGGACGCGAGGCCCGGGATCAGCAGGCCGCCGACTGGCAGCGCTTCGCCAGCGGCATGAACCGAGTGTTGGGAGCATCCGCATGACCAGTGATCGCATCGACGCCTACCTGGACGACATGCTCGACCGCCTGGAGGGCACCCCGGGAGAACGCCGCCGGATGCTCACCGAGGCCGAGACGCACCTGCGCGACTCCGCCGACGCGTACCAGCGCGGCGGGATGGACGCCGACGCCGCACAGGCGGCCGCGATCGACGCGTTCGGCGACGCCCCGGCGATCGCGCGCGCCGCCAACCGCCGCCGGCCCGCCGAGCTGATCGCCGCGTGTGTTCGGGCGGCCGCGCAGCTCGCCGTGTACGGCTTCGCCGCGATCGGCGTGGCCACACTGCTCGCGCGGGCGCTGGCGCTGGTGACCTCGACCCAGTGGGTCTACGGGGCGCCCGCCGGCTACCGGTTCAGCGCGGCGCAGTGCGCGCACTGGCTCGCCGTCCAGCCGGGCGCGACCAGCTGCAGCAGCGCGGCCGCGCTGGAGAGCTCCGACGACTCCTTCCTGTTCATCCTCGTCGCGGCGGTCATCGGGCTGGTCATCGCGGGGGTCATCCTGGCCGCGATGCGGCTGGCCCGGCGGCGTCCGCTCCGCGCCACGGCTCGCCTACCGCGCACCGTCGTCACCGCGATCGGAGCGACCGCGTTCCTCGGCGCCGGTGTCGCGCTCCTCGCCGCTGGAGCCACCCAGGGCGTCTCGCGGGTGGCGTGGGGGCAGGGCGTGCTCTACACCGACGGGGTGGTCGCGCTGATCTTCGGCCTGGTCTTCCTCGTCCGGTTCCTCGTGACGATCCGACCCGTCCGGGCGTCCGCAGCGTGAACCGGACGCTCACCGTCGTCGTCAGCGGCGCGGTCGGAATCGGGCTCGGAGCCCTCAGCGGCCGGATCCTGTTCGGCGGTTCCGCCTGGAACCTGATCCCCTGGGCGATCGTCGCGATCGCCATCGGCCTCCTCGCCACCGACCGGCTCACCGCCCTGCTCGCGTCGGGGGTGTACGGCTACCTCCTGTGCGCCGTCTTCCTCTACACCGCGAACGCCAGCAACACGCCCCAGGCGCAACGCATCCTCTTCGCGCTCGTGCTCGGCCTCGTCGGCCCGGTGTGCTCCATCGTGCTCACACTGCTCGCGCGAGTCATCTCGCGGCAGCTCGTTCGACGGCGCGAGCCGTGATTGCGGCAGTGAGCGGTCGGGGTCGGCTCCACCCTCGCGCAGCGCACCCTGGCGGCTGCGCGGCTCGCGTTCTACCCTGAAGAAGCGCACGAAAGCGAACCGTGCGCTTCTCACGCTCAGGCCCATCGAACCCTGTCTGCCCCACCCGTCGCCGACGTCGGTCGCCATTGCGAACGATCCGCCGCTCTCGGATCCGCCCAGTCACTGACCTCCGTCGTGGGGCCACGTGTTGCACGACGACAACCTGAGGACGGGCCATGACCATCATCGATGAGGCGCTCAGCGCCATTGCAGCGAACGCCGACGATTACGATGCGAGCAACGGGTCGCCGCCGGCGCCGAAGATCGCGATCGTCACCTGTGCGGATCCCCGGCTGAGCGGGATCGTGAGGATGCTCGGCCTGGCCGACGCCGACGTCGACCTGATCAGGAACGTGGGGACCGTGATCGATGACGACTCGGTCCGATCCCTCATCGTCTCCACCCGGCTGCTCGGCACCCGGGAGATCATGATCATCAACCACAACGACTGCGGGATGTCGAAGTTCGCCGACCAGGAGCTCGAGGCCCGGCTGCGCACCGAGACGGGAGCGACGCCGATCGCGCCGGCCCGCTTCTACAGCTTCACCGACGTGGAGCAGAACACCAAGGAGCAGGTCGCCAAGGTGAAGACCCATCCGTGGATCTCCGCCGACATCCCGGTCCGGGGGTTCGTCTTCGACGTCCACACCGGTCGGCTCAGCGAAGTCGTCCCGGACTGACGCGGTCGCGGCTGAGGAGGTGCCACCATGCCGAGTCCCGCG of Leifsonia shinshuensis contains these proteins:
- a CDS encoding beta-class carbonic anhydrase, with amino-acid sequence MTIIDEALSAIAANADDYDASNGSPPAPKIAIVTCADPRLSGIVRMLGLADADVDLIRNVGTVIDDDSVRSLIVSTRLLGTREIMIINHNDCGMSKFADQELEARLRTETGATPIAPARFYSFTDVEQNTKEQVAKVKTHPWISADIPVRGFVFDVHTGRLSEVVPD